GGAGGGACCGGCTTCAAGCTGTTTCCCGCCGGGTTCATCTATCTTGTAGATGCCGAGGAATTGGTCGCCATATTTTTGCTGCGCATCAAGCATCCACTGCGTTATGGTGTAACCATCACTATAATGGTACTCGGTGATGCTGGTGAAAAAAACGACAAAATCAAGCCCTGACGCAGCCACATAGTCACATGCTTCATCAAGCGCAGTCCTGTTAAATGAAAGCTCAATCGAGCCGACCACAAAAAAATTCGTATAATCCTTAACCTTATCAACCAGCTTTTTTAATTCGTCGATGTTGCTGCTGTATGCGTAGTCGACGCCGACGTAGAATTTTCTGTCAGCACCTTTGGGACTCAATGGGTCAACTACTAAAAACACGGATAACGCAACTATCCCAATTAATGCTGCAGCGGCCGCGAAGAGGAGTTTTTGGTTCAACAGATTCAACCAAACATGCAAATAATCCCCTTACACGGTATTTAATGTTTCATTATTTACCAAGCAGCCAAAAACGCAGAAGTCATCTGCTGACTAAACCAACCAATGCGCCTTCAGCCAGAATATGCCCAGACATTGCTCGTTCAAGATCGCGTTTAGATGATTTCACGCTTAATGTTAACGTGGTATCCAAGGCGTAGACTTTAAAGAAGTACCTATGTGTTCCCGATGGTGGACAAGGACCAGTGTACCCGTTTAGTCCCATGCCATTTAGACCCTGTGTTCCTAGGGTGGTGGCGTTCTCGGCGATGACGTCTGCGGGGGGAATGTTCCAGACTACCCAATGGTCAAATGTACCGCGTGGCGCGTCTGGGTCGTCAACGATTAAAGCCAGACTTTTGGTGCCTTCAGGGGACCCGTCCATTGTTAGAGGAGGGCTGATGTCTTGGCCTTTGCAGGTGTATTTTTTGGGAATAAGCTGCATATTTTCAAAAGCGGGGCTTTTCACGGTTATGGTCTTCATGGGTAAACCTCAGTTAACATACTGCTTTTAGGGAATAAATATGTGGTGAAAGACTATTTACAGGGTTTAGTTGCCCAATTCCTAAACCATGTCTGTTTTTGTTTGGTAGTTCTGAACTTTATGTTGGGTCATGCGGTGAACTCGGAGTTCCTCGGGGGTTTGGAATTCGGCTTTGCAGATTGGGCACTTATAGGTTTCATACACTTTTAGGTCCTCTTTGCCAAGCCTTAGGCGAATAAATGTTTAAAAAAATATGTGACTGTAAAAGCACAGCCACGAGTTACGGGTTTTCTTCTGTCCATTTCTCGACTATCAATTTGCCCTCGGTTGGGTTGAAACTGACTTTAACGGGCATGGAGCCGTCGCATTTAAGCGGGAACATGCTATCATCAACTACACGAACAGGCAAATAGAGCAGATATCGGTCGTCTTTGCGCCTGAATATGGTTCCTTTTCCGTTATTCCCCATAGCATCACAAACAGGCATACGTTTACTTCCTAACCGCTTTTAAATGTGACTGAAAAATGAGTAATAATTTGCCAAGGGAAAGTTGTAACTTACACCTCAGCTCGCCGAATAAGCTCCTTTGCACTATTAATGTTGACGCGGTAGAATACCACCGTTATCACTGACGCTATGATTCCGCTTATTGCAGTTGAAATCGCCAAGTTTGTTGTAGTGGTCGGGATAAGAGTGAAGAGGGAACCCGTAAGTATCGAAATCACATAGGGTGCAAGGGGAGCTAAAATGCCTACACCAGCAAGGCCACATACAAGTAAGCCTATTAATGACCATTCTTGGCGGATCATTCGGGTACGACGCGCCACCGAGAAATCAGCTCCTTTAAAGCCAACGGTAAGCGCAATTGAGCCTACCGCCATTAAGATAAAGACGGCTTCGATGAAGCTAACTATTGTGACCTGAAGCGAAGGATGATAGAATATTGTGCCGACGACACCCGTAATAATTAGCACCAAAATCGACATGACCACTATGAAGAACATCTTGCTTTTCACTAAGCTTTTAGGCGAAATCGGTGAAGCATAGATTCTCCATACGGCTTGACCTTCTTCGCCAATCAAGACAGTACCAAGACTCATAGCCATTATACCCACCGGAAACATAAATGACATACCCAAGAACATGAGGTTTACAAAAGCAGGTACGCCTTCAGTGGTTAAGTTAACTGACTGCATAATGGGAATCAAAACGAAGATTATCGGAGCAATAAATATGCCCATTAGTTCTCGTCTGCGAGTGAAAGCGCGTATGTCTTTACGGATGATGGCTGCTTCCACAGTTGAAAAGCCCAAGCTGCCCAGCAACCCAGTTTTGGGTACGTATGCGGCGCCGCTTTTCTGGATACTGATTGCGGGGGGTTCATAGAGTCCAAAGCGCTGATTTAGATAAATGGCAAAGTAATAGAGAGCAACTATGAACACCGCGGATAAGGCAACAAATAGGACACCCAGCAAGACAACGCCATTTAGCAGGTAGGTTAGAGTTATGCCAAGCCAAACAAAGGGCACAAACCATGCAGAGCTCTGAATCGCCGCGAAACCTTGAATGAACGCTGAGGAACCGTAAGTTAAGGAGAAGTAAATCACGTAGAAGAACAAGAAGAACAGCAGTGAACCGATGAAACGGACCCAGACGGCTGCTTTGCCGCTGGACTTATACACTGCTCCAGTGAAGCGGACTTGGAGGACACGCACGATTTCTGTGGTGGCACTCGCCATAAAGGCTGCCCCAAACATTGCAAGCGACGTCACGATAGCTTGCCACGCCATACCATTAAGGGCTCCAAACACAATCACGCCCGCCGTCATACCAGTCACTATCGCAAGAGGGAACCCTAACAAGTTAGAGAGGATAGAAGCCATAGTTTGTTCTTTCCAAGTGATGGGTAACCAATAGTTGATTTGTGTAGTGGCGCGCATGCCTGCTAACTGAATTTGCTGGAGCAAAGTTAAGATGACACAAAATAGGAGCACAAGCGTGGGCAACGTGGCGAATATGCCTACAGACGCCTCAGATAGAGGAAGAAAGACCGTGCTTACTTGAGGGTCAGCATATACTGCGGCAGTAAGGACACTAGCTAAATAACCGCCTATGACACCGATAACTGCAGCAACCCAGTAAGGCCAATAGGCGATGATTTTGTTTTCATGGTAACGGGTGATTTTTATGCCTCGAATTAGCCTGCCGGATTTACGCTCCACCCGAAGCAGGAGCATGATGTTTTTCCAGTTCATTTCAAGAGTTCCTCAACAACAGCTCGTAAATCGCCTGTACCAGTTAGTTTCAGGAAGATGTCTTCCAAAC
This genomic stretch from Candidatus Bathyarchaeota archaeon harbors:
- a CDS encoding C2H2-type zinc finger protein; its protein translation is MYETYKCPICKAEFQTPEELRVHRMTQHKVQNYQTKTDMV
- a CDS encoding YbhB/YbcL family Raf kinase inhibitor-like protein, which codes for MKTITVKSPAFENMQLIPKKYTCKGQDISPPLTMDGSPEGTKSLALIVDDPDAPRGTFDHWVVWNIPPADVIAENATTLGTQGLNGMGLNGYTGPCPPSGTHRYFFKVYALDTTLTLSVKSSKRDLERAMSGHILAEGALVGLVSR